From one Haloferax marinisediminis genomic stretch:
- a CDS encoding DNA mismatch repair protein, which produces MRLEDYWGVGPKTSTRLESALGREGAVAAIESADVRALVEAGVTRGRAVRILRRADGNSGIDTLATRDARDVYDDLLTLASDCALTEHAADRIRVLTPLPTVDERRDRLERVLAASEAWSALSDDARNAVESAFDTYDEEGETERAAVKAALELRDAGLRGETFDALDEADPDALRDALGALGYVDPDGSVAPGADERLDRMRDRLTTVEELESSAFDVLETIQERGVRSLDDFRAAFVEYVAHETDLARGEVESAVADDARDATDFVSTSLRSLVTELETDVEAREETVAEELRDRIWAARDDVDIAVEAVDEVALSLSLARFAVEYDLAKPVVTETGLSVCGARNLFLDDPQPVSYAVGDHDLSCSSGLIPPSGDRVAVLTGANSGGKTTLLETLSQVAILASMGLPVPAESALVGRFDSLVFHRRHASFNAGVLESTLKSIVPPLSDEGRTLMLVDEFEAITEPGRAADLLNGLVNLTVDRDAFGVYVTHLADELSPLPSEARIDGIFAEGLTDELELRVDYQPRFGTVGKSTPEFIVSRLVANARSRAERAGFEALAAAVGEEAVQKTLSDAEFAG; this is translated from the coding sequence ATGCGACTCGAAGACTACTGGGGGGTCGGCCCGAAGACGTCGACTCGGCTGGAATCCGCACTCGGCAGGGAGGGCGCAGTTGCCGCTATCGAGTCGGCCGACGTCCGGGCGCTCGTCGAAGCGGGCGTGACCCGCGGGCGCGCGGTTCGCATCCTTCGACGCGCCGACGGGAACAGCGGTATCGACACGCTCGCCACTCGCGACGCGCGAGACGTGTACGACGACCTGTTGACGCTCGCGAGCGACTGCGCGCTCACAGAACACGCCGCCGACCGCATCCGCGTGTTGACGCCGCTCCCTACCGTGGACGAACGTCGTGACCGACTCGAACGAGTTCTCGCCGCTAGTGAGGCGTGGTCCGCACTCTCCGACGACGCCCGCAACGCTGTCGAGTCGGCCTTCGACACGTACGACGAAGAAGGAGAAACCGAGCGTGCCGCGGTCAAGGCAGCACTCGAACTCCGAGACGCCGGCCTCCGCGGTGAGACGTTCGACGCACTCGACGAAGCGGACCCCGACGCGCTCCGAGACGCACTCGGCGCACTGGGATACGTCGACCCCGACGGGTCAGTCGCACCCGGTGCCGACGAGCGACTCGACCGGATGCGTGACCGGCTGACCACGGTCGAAGAACTCGAATCCAGCGCGTTCGACGTACTCGAAACCATCCAGGAGCGCGGCGTCAGGTCGTTAGACGACTTCCGTGCTGCCTTCGTCGAGTACGTCGCTCACGAGACCGACCTCGCGCGCGGCGAAGTCGAGTCGGCCGTCGCCGACGACGCTCGTGACGCGACCGACTTCGTGAGTACGTCGCTTCGGTCGCTTGTGACCGAACTCGAAACGGACGTCGAAGCGCGAGAAGAGACGGTCGCAGAGGAACTCCGTGACCGCATCTGGGCCGCCCGCGACGACGTCGATATCGCCGTCGAAGCAGTCGACGAAGTGGCGCTGTCGCTCTCACTTGCGCGGTTCGCAGTCGAGTACGACCTCGCGAAACCGGTCGTCACCGAGACGGGCCTCTCGGTCTGTGGCGCACGCAATCTCTTTCTGGACGACCCCCAACCAGTCTCCTACGCCGTCGGCGACCACGACCTCTCGTGTTCGTCGGGGCTGATTCCCCCATCGGGTGACCGCGTCGCAGTTCTCACGGGGGCGAACAGTGGTGGGAAGACCACACTCTTGGAGACGCTTTCGCAAGTCGCCATCCTCGCGTCGATGGGGTTGCCGGTCCCTGCAGAGTCCGCACTCGTCGGTCGCTTCGACTCGCTCGTGTTCCACCGTCGGCACGCGAGTTTCAACGCCGGTGTCCTCGAATCGACGCTCAAATCCATCGTTCCGCCGCTTTCAGACGAGGGGCGAACGCTCATGCTCGTCGACGAGTTCGAGGCAATCACCGAACCCGGCCGGGCGGCAGACCTGCTCAACGGGCTGGTGAATCTCACCGTCGACAGAGACGCCTTCGGCGTCTACGTCACCCACCTCGCCGACGAACTGAGTCCGTTGCCGTCGGAAGCGCGCATCGACGGCATCTTCGCCGAGGGACTGACCGACGAGTTGGAACTTCGTGTCGACTACCAACCTCGGTTCGGGACCGTCGGCAAGTCCACGCCCGAGTTCATCGTCTCGCGGTTGGTGGCGAACGCGCGCTCCCGCGCCGAACGCGCTGGCTTCGAAGCACTGGCTGCAGCAGTCGGCGAGGAAGCGGTACAAAAGACACTCTCCGACGCAGAGTTCGCCGGATGA
- a CDS encoding DUF7511 domain-containing protein: MSEVPASQDSVAGTTDRSGSDSTGDCFLHSVVVTYRGSADQVTVYPRRDSCCDQMEAWLTANVDAFVSLDEMR; this comes from the coding sequence ATGTCCGAAGTGCCCGCCTCTCAGGATTCGGTTGCAGGGACCACTGACCGCTCCGGTTCGGACTCGACCGGTGATTGCTTCCTCCATAGTGTCGTCGTAACGTATCGAGGGAGTGCCGACCAAGTCACCGTCTATCCCCGGCGCGACAGTTGCTGTGACCAGATGGAGGCGTGGTTGACCGCCAACGTCGATGCGTTCGTCTCTCTCGACGAGATGCGCTAA
- a CDS encoding DUF7576 family protein, which yields MVDPTSDLEENVDPEDAPTCATCGDPIVNVPTHRVVTWVDDDGAVQYRHFCDDECRDGWDDER from the coding sequence ATGGTTGATCCCACGTCTGACTTAGAAGAGAACGTAGACCCCGAAGACGCGCCAACCTGTGCGACGTGCGGCGACCCAATCGTGAACGTCCCGACACACCGCGTCGTCACGTGGGTGGACGACGACGGTGCGGTCCAGTACCGTCACTTCTGTGACGACGAGTGCCGAGACGGGTGGGACGACGAACGATAG
- a CDS encoding ATP-dependent DNA helicase: MAVATGPESVTWQEVFGHPEAYPEQADGIETAIATARDDGFAVVEGACGTGKTMLALTAGIELVRDPDSDYERVFVLTSVKQQLRQFEADLRTINENLPDEWKPVSGLTLVGKADVCPYSRERCGGIDESSVYDRCEGLRDRTRGLVGDGGRTSAEALAKDAREQQTGLLDTGATNAGPSYLETADEPTPYPKSMPEYEDVEYCPFYANFLADLPEDGDPIEAVPFEFDDKGLITTSDLVSLAAGAGSCPHSVMGALLPHVEVVVGNYYHAFDPTTVGTFTGALVDDSTFVICDEAHMLEPRVRDLVSVGVGDRTLRDAESEFTRVIQPVEFDDAGKSTADADLVRGELKEADVTLRELKETRDFIRDLREELDRRVTAHLDTEYVGWRADMTELTDEEIPLRDPEEPAVDELTEWAEDTGYDEGTWVRAEATGSAVAHILDSVEEDDKRRAAPAAGRALATWAYADHEKHFRAIDLERTWDELEPPESWRRAYNARLSVHNCVPGEAIAERLGDFGGGVLMSATLEPIDVFRRVTGLDALADDGRPIAERTFGLGFPESNRASFAVDVPKFTHSNRGPPGEENDTRLAYTDAVVEVCQRSPGNVLVGMPNYAEAEWMASALEDRVDKPVLLDEASDDGATEDLKRDFFGGTGKVLVTSLRGTLTEGVDYSGDKLSAAVVCGVPLINTSSPRTRAVKTAYDKEFGDGFETALTVPAVRKARQAIGRVIRGTDEVGVRVFVDARYARDSWNGVRGYFPAQERDEFRPVSPDMLGFGLDQFWSSVE, encoded by the coding sequence ATGGCCGTCGCAACTGGACCTGAGAGCGTGACCTGGCAGGAGGTGTTCGGCCACCCGGAGGCGTATCCGGAGCAGGCCGACGGAATCGAGACTGCGATAGCAACCGCCCGCGACGACGGATTCGCCGTCGTCGAAGGCGCGTGCGGGACTGGCAAGACGATGCTGGCGCTCACCGCCGGCATCGAACTCGTCCGCGACCCCGATTCCGACTACGAACGGGTGTTCGTGCTGACGAGCGTCAAACAGCAACTCCGGCAGTTCGAAGCCGACCTCCGAACCATCAACGAGAACCTCCCTGACGAGTGGAAACCCGTCTCCGGACTCACACTCGTCGGGAAAGCAGACGTCTGTCCGTACAGCAGAGAACGGTGCGGCGGCATCGACGAGTCGAGCGTGTACGACCGCTGTGAAGGCCTCCGCGACCGAACCCGTGGGCTCGTCGGCGACGGCGGGCGCACCAGTGCCGAGGCGTTGGCGAAAGACGCACGCGAGCAACAGACTGGCCTCCTCGACACCGGCGCGACGAATGCTGGCCCGTCGTACCTCGAAACCGCGGACGAACCGACGCCCTACCCGAAGTCGATGCCCGAGTACGAAGACGTGGAGTACTGCCCGTTCTACGCGAACTTCCTCGCCGACCTCCCGGAGGATGGCGACCCTATCGAAGCGGTCCCGTTCGAGTTCGACGACAAGGGACTCATCACCACGTCCGACCTCGTCTCGCTGGCCGCGGGGGCAGGGTCGTGTCCGCATTCGGTGATGGGCGCGCTCTTGCCACACGTCGAAGTCGTCGTCGGCAACTACTACCACGCGTTCGACCCCACGACAGTCGGCACGTTCACCGGCGCGCTCGTCGACGACTCGACGTTCGTCATCTGCGACGAAGCACACATGCTCGAACCTCGCGTCCGCGACCTCGTCTCCGTCGGCGTCGGCGACCGAACCCTCCGCGACGCAGAGAGCGAGTTCACGCGCGTCATCCAACCCGTCGAGTTCGACGACGCCGGAAAATCGACCGCCGATGCCGACCTCGTCCGCGGCGAGTTGAAAGAGGCAGACGTGACGCTCCGCGAACTCAAAGAGACGCGCGACTTCATCCGTGACCTCCGCGAGGAACTCGACCGACGTGTGACGGCCCACCTCGATACGGAGTACGTCGGGTGGCGCGCCGACATGACCGAACTCACCGACGAGGAGATTCCGCTGCGCGACCCAGAAGAACCGGCCGTCGACGAACTCACCGAGTGGGCGGAGGATACCGGATACGACGAGGGAACGTGGGTGCGCGCCGAAGCGACTGGGTCGGCCGTCGCCCACATTCTCGACTCGGTCGAAGAAGACGACAAGCGGCGGGCCGCACCCGCCGCCGGACGCGCGCTCGCGACGTGGGCCTACGCAGACCACGAGAAACACTTCCGCGCCATCGACCTCGAACGGACGTGGGACGAACTGGAACCGCCCGAGTCGTGGCGCCGTGCCTACAACGCCCGACTCTCGGTCCACAACTGCGTCCCCGGTGAGGCCATCGCCGAGCGACTGGGTGACTTCGGTGGTGGCGTCCTGATGAGTGCGACGCTCGAACCAATCGACGTGTTCCGGCGCGTGACCGGCCTCGACGCCCTCGCCGACGACGGACGACCAATTGCCGAACGGACCTTCGGTCTCGGCTTCCCCGAATCGAACCGCGCCAGTTTCGCCGTCGACGTGCCGAAGTTCACCCACAGTAACCGCGGGCCGCCCGGTGAAGAGAACGACACACGCCTCGCGTACACCGACGCCGTCGTCGAAGTCTGCCAACGCTCACCCGGAAACGTCCTCGTCGGGATGCCGAACTACGCGGAAGCCGAGTGGATGGCCAGCGCGCTCGAAGACCGAGTCGACAAACCGGTCCTCTTGGACGAAGCGTCCGACGACGGCGCGACGGAAGACCTCAAGCGGGATTTCTTCGGTGGGACGGGCAAAGTCCTCGTCACGAGTCTTCGGGGGACGCTCACCGAGGGTGTCGACTACAGCGGCGACAAACTCTCGGCCGCCGTCGTCTGCGGTGTCCCGCTCATCAACACGTCGTCGCCGCGGACGCGAGCGGTGAAGACAGCCTACGACAAGGAGTTTGGAGACGGATTCGAAACGGCGCTGACCGTCCCCGCCGTCCGGAAGGCGCGACAGGCCATCGGACGGGTCATCCGCGGCACCGACGAAGTCGGTGTTCGCGTCTTCGTGGACGCCCGATACGCGCGTGACTCGTGGAACGGCGTCCGCGGCTACTTCCCCGCACAAGAACGAGACGAATTCCGCCCTGTCAGCCCGGACATGCTCGGGTTCGGCCTCGACCAGTTCTGGTCGTCAGTCGAGTAA
- a CDS encoding ArsR/SmtB family transcription factor — protein sequence MSGLLPSEGNVDAGGEGTPRVHWLDDDETEQLIGCLSCDTARDILSSLHDSPATAKELSETVDTSIQNARHHLGNLVDADLVRIAGTRYSEKGREMKVYGPTDGPLVVCVGGNEGNREDFADAISSFLE from the coding sequence ATGTCAGGGTTGCTACCGTCCGAAGGAAACGTCGACGCCGGTGGTGAGGGGACCCCTCGCGTCCACTGGCTCGACGACGACGAGACGGAGCAACTCATCGGGTGCCTCTCGTGCGACACCGCTCGCGACATTCTCTCGTCGCTCCACGACTCCCCCGCGACGGCGAAAGAACTCTCGGAGACGGTCGATACCTCCATTCAGAACGCGCGACACCACCTCGGAAACCTCGTCGACGCCGACTTAGTCCGGATTGCGGGGACGCGATACTCCGAAAAAGGGCGCGAGATGAAGGTGTATGGCCCCACAGACGGGCCGCTCGTCGTCTGCGTCGGTGGGAACGAGGGGAACCGGGAAGACTTCGCTGACGCCATCTCGTCGTTCCTCGAGTGA
- a CDS encoding MFS transporter produces the protein MTRRLFGTLCGLVFLVNFGRVAFPPLVETLQLQFGVGPATIGVVTSLVWLGTALPRIPVGYLLTRIPRDRVVLGAGTLLVAAAAFTASATSILTLQIGAFGLGLASGAYFVSAVPLVGELFPERVGRMVGIHGAASQVAAVVAAPVVVAILASFSWRETFWALSVAAAIITITLFVVSRDGSTETGTGVDRDFSAALGHWKLILTGILLIAPAGFIWQGLFNFLVSYMTQAKGFSPAVASTMLTIIFAAGVPAFSVSGRLADKLPHVPYIFALLVAFTGSLFALTYAQGFVVVAVVVAILGYVVHSLFPALDTFMLSSLPDDARGSAYAVFSGAALLLEANGSGAVGFLTEADFGFELVFRTLSVSLLVVVAVLALLYAVDRLPGLSRHEESVV, from the coding sequence GTGACCCGTCGTCTCTTCGGAACTCTCTGCGGACTCGTCTTCCTCGTCAACTTCGGTCGCGTCGCGTTTCCGCCGCTCGTCGAGACGCTCCAACTGCAGTTCGGCGTCGGCCCGGCGACCATCGGCGTCGTCACGAGTCTGGTCTGGTTGGGAACGGCACTCCCTCGCATCCCAGTCGGCTACCTCCTCACGCGCATCCCGAGAGACCGCGTCGTCCTCGGGGCAGGAACCTTGCTCGTCGCTGCCGCGGCGTTCACCGCGAGTGCGACGTCGATTCTGACACTCCAAATCGGCGCGTTCGGCCTCGGCCTCGCGTCCGGTGCGTACTTCGTCTCGGCAGTTCCGCTCGTCGGCGAACTGTTCCCCGAACGCGTCGGCCGGATGGTCGGCATCCACGGCGCTGCGAGTCAGGTGGCGGCCGTCGTCGCCGCGCCAGTCGTCGTCGCAATCCTCGCATCGTTTTCGTGGCGTGAGACCTTCTGGGCGCTGTCGGTCGCTGCGGCCATCATCACCATCACGCTCTTCGTCGTCTCTCGGGACGGCAGTACAGAGACGGGAACCGGCGTCGACCGAGACTTCTCTGCCGCGCTCGGCCACTGGAAACTCATCCTCACAGGTATCCTCCTCATCGCCCCCGCCGGGTTCATCTGGCAAGGCCTGTTCAACTTCCTCGTCTCGTACATGACACAGGCGAAAGGGTTCAGTCCGGCAGTCGCGAGCACGATGCTCACGATTATCTTCGCGGCAGGTGTCCCGGCGTTCTCGGTGTCGGGGCGACTCGCCGACAAACTCCCGCACGTGCCCTACATCTTCGCGCTCCTCGTCGCGTTCACGGGGTCGCTGTTCGCCCTCACGTACGCGCAGGGGTTCGTCGTCGTGGCCGTCGTCGTCGCCATTCTGGGATACGTCGTCCACAGTTTGTTCCCCGCACTCGACACGTTCATGCTCTCGTCGCTCCCGGACGATGCTCGCGGGAGTGCCTACGCGGTGTTCAGTGGTGCGGCGCTCCTCTTGGAAGCCAACGGGAGCGGTGCTGTCGGCTTCCTAACAGAAGCCGACTTCGGATTCGAACTCGTGTTTCGGACGTTGTCAGTGAGTCTCCTCGTCGTCGTCGCGGTGCTCGCACTGCTCTACGCCGTTGACCGACTTCCTGGCCTCTCTCGCCACGAAGAGTCGGTAGTGTGA
- a CDS encoding NAD(P)H-hydrate dehydratase, whose product MITSRRMAAVDVNAESLGVPRKQLMESSGNAVARVCRDLADPGSSVAIVAGRGNNGGDALVAARFLKEYDVTVHLLGRPETISTDIARENWDALVASEADLRTVSDSSTFDLGDPDLVVDAMLGTGVTGALREPEATAAKAFNDSSATVLAVDVPSGVDADTGEAAGVAVDADHVVTFHDDKPGLGSLGCDVTVADIGIPAAAELFTGPGDLLSLRRDPQSHKGDHGDVLVIGGGPYTGAPALAAQAALRAGSDLARVACPGHVAREVQGYSENLIVRGFEGDHLEPDHVPALLDFAADRDVVVFGPGLGDADESLAAVREFLDAYDGTAVVDADALQVVPDVDTEATLICTPHQGELQKMGGETDADWETRADLVQEFAADLGHVLLVKGAYDVVSDGDEVRINRTGNPGMTVGGTGDVLAGATGALASVLPPLDAAAVAAYANGRAGDFAADEFDGGLVATDLLERLPAALRSDDE is encoded by the coding sequence ATGATTACGAGTCGACGCATGGCCGCGGTCGATGTGAACGCCGAGTCGCTCGGCGTCCCGCGGAAACAACTCATGGAGTCGAGTGGGAACGCCGTCGCTCGGGTCTGCCGTGACCTCGCCGACCCCGGGTCGTCGGTCGCAATCGTCGCCGGGCGGGGCAACAACGGGGGCGACGCCCTCGTCGCCGCCCGGTTTCTGAAGGAGTACGACGTAACCGTCCACTTGCTTGGTCGTCCAGAGACTATCTCGACCGACATCGCCCGCGAGAACTGGGACGCACTCGTCGCCAGCGAGGCCGACCTTCGAACCGTCAGCGACTCCTCGACGTTCGACCTCGGCGACCCCGACCTCGTCGTGGACGCGATGCTTGGAACCGGCGTGACCGGCGCACTCCGAGAACCCGAAGCGACCGCCGCCAAGGCGTTCAACGACTCGTCGGCGACAGTCCTCGCCGTCGACGTTCCCTCTGGTGTCGATGCCGACACGGGCGAGGCCGCAGGCGTCGCCGTCGACGCGGACCACGTCGTCACCTTCCACGACGACAAACCGGGCCTCGGGTCGCTCGGCTGCGACGTCACAGTCGCAGACATCGGTATTCCGGCGGCCGCCGAACTGTTCACTGGACCGGGTGACCTCCTATCGCTCCGCCGCGACCCCCAGAGTCACAAGGGCGACCACGGCGACGTACTCGTCATCGGCGGCGGCCCGTACACCGGCGCGCCTGCATTAGCCGCACAGGCCGCCCTCCGGGCCGGTTCCGACCTCGCCCGTGTCGCCTGCCCCGGACACGTCGCTCGCGAGGTTCAGGGCTACTCGGAGAATCTCATCGTTCGTGGATTCGAGGGAGACCACCTCGAACCCGACCACGTCCCAGCCCTCCTCGACTTCGCCGCCGACCGCGACGTGGTCGTCTTCGGCCCCGGCCTCGGCGACGCCGACGAGTCACTCGCAGCGGTTCGTGAGTTCCTCGACGCCTACGACGGAACCGCCGTCGTCGACGCCGACGCCTTGCAGGTCGTCCCCGACGTGGACACCGAGGCGACGCTGATTTGTACGCCGCACCAAGGAGAATTACAGAAGATGGGCGGCGAGACGGATGCAGACTGGGAGACGCGGGCAGACCTCGTTCAGGAGTTCGCCGCAGACCTCGGTCACGTCCTCCTCGTCAAAGGTGCCTACGACGTAGTCTCTGACGGTGACGAAGTCCGAATCAACCGAACCGGCAACCCCGGGATGACCGTCGGCGGAACCGGTGACGTGCTCGCTGGGGCGACTGGCGCACTCGCGAGCGTCCTTCCCCCGCTCGACGCGGCCGCGGTCGCGGCGTACGCGAACGGCCGCGCAGGTGACTTCGCCGCCGACGAGTTCGACGGCGGACTCGTCGCCACAGACCTGCTCGAACGACTACCTGCTGCCCTCCGGAGTGATGACGAATGA
- the moaC gene encoding cyclic pyranopterin monophosphate synthase MoaC, producing the protein MSDDTHPDESNSGDERELTHVDEHGNVQMVDVGAKPDTRRRAVARGTIHLSESTIRAIRDDQIGKGDVLATARIGAIQAVKHTWETIPMCHQIPITNVDTEFDVAEDSVTLSVTVGTTGKTGCEMEALEGVTTGLNVVWDMVKAAEKDDDGQYPRTKITDVEVLTKEKETVE; encoded by the coding sequence ATGAGCGATGACACACACCCAGACGAGTCGAACAGCGGCGACGAACGAGAACTGACGCACGTCGACGAACACGGAAACGTCCAGATGGTCGACGTGGGGGCGAAACCAGACACCCGTCGGCGGGCCGTCGCACGCGGAACGATTCACCTGAGCGAGTCGACGATTCGCGCCATCCGCGACGACCAAATCGGGAAGGGCGACGTCCTTGCCACTGCTCGCATCGGCGCGATTCAGGCGGTCAAACACACGTGGGAGACGATTCCGATGTGCCACCAGATTCCCATCACGAACGTCGACACCGAGTTCGACGTGGCAGAGGACTCGGTCACGCTCTCTGTCACCGTCGGGACGACCGGAAAGACCGGGTGTGAGATGGAGGCACTGGAGGGCGTGACGACCGGCCTCAACGTCGTCTGGGATATGGTGAAAGCCGCCGAGAAAGACGACGACGGCCAGTATCCGAGAACGAAGATTACGGATGTGGAAGTCCTGACGAAGGAGAAAGAGACGGTCGAGTAA
- the hflX gene encoding GTPase HflX, whose translation MTRVIVAKRVDRGDAELTEITDLARAAGYEVVGRLSQTREEDAAYHFGEGKVGELAALVAREDVQAVIFDNRLGPYQTYNIAQKLPENVEVIDRFTLILEIFGQRANTRKAQLQVELAGLRYELPRAEAKASLAKRDERPGFMGLGEYDESRERDIKAQISRIKNELDAIADKEETRREQRRESGFDLVALAGYTNAGKSTLMQRLADDLEVGQNDDLHPDLDPTAESQDKLFTTLGTTTRRAETGKHDVLLTDTVGFVSDLPHWLVESFKSTLDSVYRADLVLLVVDASEPIEEMREKLITSHDTLYERNEAPIVTVFNKMDKVDAEELDEKRAALSALAPNPVAVSGLTGENIAELTERVEAELPAWERERLLLPMTDDTMSLVSWLYDHAHVETEEYEGEQVHLEFEARPEIIEKARSKAAALSVTAD comes from the coding sequence ATGACGCGCGTCATCGTCGCGAAGCGTGTCGACCGCGGAGACGCCGAACTCACCGAGATAACGGACCTCGCCCGCGCGGCGGGGTACGAGGTCGTCGGACGCCTCTCGCAGACCCGCGAAGAGGATGCGGCCTACCACTTCGGTGAAGGGAAGGTCGGAGAGTTAGCGGCGCTTGTGGCCCGTGAAGACGTCCAGGCCGTCATCTTCGACAACCGACTGGGCCCGTACCAGACGTACAACATCGCCCAGAAGCTTCCTGAAAACGTCGAAGTCATCGACCGCTTCACGCTCATCCTCGAGATATTCGGACAGCGGGCGAACACCCGCAAAGCGCAGTTACAGGTCGAACTCGCCGGGTTGCGCTACGAACTCCCACGTGCCGAGGCGAAAGCGTCGCTGGCGAAACGCGACGAACGACCCGGGTTCATGGGTCTCGGCGAGTACGACGAGAGTCGCGAACGCGACATCAAAGCGCAGATTTCGCGCATCAAGAACGAACTCGACGCCATCGCGGACAAAGAAGAGACGCGGCGCGAACAGCGCCGTGAGTCTGGCTTCGACCTCGTGGCACTCGCGGGGTACACGAACGCCGGAAAGTCGACGTTGATGCAGCGACTCGCCGACGACTTAGAGGTCGGCCAGAACGACGACTTACATCCCGACCTCGACCCAACTGCCGAATCGCAGGACAAACTGTTCACGACCCTCGGGACGACGACCCGCCGGGCCGAGACAGGCAAACACGACGTGCTTCTCACCGACACTGTCGGGTTCGTCTCCGACCTGCCACACTGGCTGGTCGAGTCGTTCAAGTCGACGCTCGATTCCGTCTATCGGGCCGACCTCGTGCTCCTCGTGGTCGACGCCTCGGAACCCATCGAAGAGATGCGCGAGAAGCTCATCACGAGTCACGACACGCTCTACGAGCGCAACGAGGCACCCATCGTCACCGTGTTCAACAAGATGGACAAGGTGGACGCCGAGGAACTCGACGAAAAGCGCGCCGCGCTCTCGGCGCTCGCGCCGAACCCCGTCGCCGTCTCGGGACTCACCGGCGAGAACATCGCCGAGTTGACCGAGCGCGTCGAGGCCGAACTGCCCGCGTGGGAGCGTGAACGACTCTTGCTCCCGATGACCGACGACACGATGAGTCTCGTCTCGTGGCTCTACGACCACGCGCACGTCGAGACAGAAGAGTACGAAGGCGAGCAGGTCCACCTCGAATTCGAGGCGCGCCCCGAGATCATCGAGAAGGCGCGGTCGAAGGCGGCAGCGTTGTCGGTGACGGCTGACTAG
- a CDS encoding FUN14 domain-containing protein: MDPLQLSLDPQQLGLEFGSGAVIGGIIGFAAKKVAKIIAVIVGLELAVFKFLESRGILEVDWERLSGGLVKVTQDAATGAPPDWISTVLSTLSISAGFSGGFLVGFKKG, encoded by the coding sequence ATGGACCCCTTACAACTAAGCCTCGACCCCCAACAACTGGGACTCGAATTCGGGAGTGGGGCCGTCATCGGCGGTATCATCGGCTTCGCCGCCAAGAAGGTGGCAAAAATCATCGCCGTCATCGTCGGTCTCGAACTCGCCGTGTTCAAGTTCCTCGAATCGCGCGGCATCCTCGAAGTCGACTGGGAGCGTCTCAGCGGCGGACTGGTGAAGGTTACACAGGATGCGGCGACGGGCGCGCCACCGGACTGGATATCGACGGTTCTATCGACCCTCTCTATCTCTGCTGGCTTCTCCGGCGGCTTCCTCGTCGGATTCAAGAAAGGATAG